In the Ranitomeya imitator isolate aRanImi1 chromosome 2, aRanImi1.pri, whole genome shotgun sequence genome, aacctacaagaaacaaaatgagcaaaaactctgctgtaactaagtaaaaagcaaaagtgcatttaaataacacagcgtccttagtaatactgtttttgatcaaaaatagcataaaagccatcctaccTCGACAAGGTGACTATGATCGggaggtcctacactgtctaatattaaaaaccttaccctgTGTcagtgttgacctcagtgtgtgaataagggcagacaaaaggacctggTCCCAACcaatggacaccagtctggggaagcctttaaatgtgatTTCCCGCTCAGGGAAGGGATATCACACCCCAGATTACACAGAATACAAaattacaaagaaaaaaacatacaaaaattgagcttggtttgggTTGATAATCATGAcagtggccataaagcatacaaaacctacaagaaacaaaatgaataaaaaccctgctgtaactaagtaaaaagcaaaagtgcatttaaataacacagattccttagtaatactgtttttgatcaaaaatagcataaaatccatcccaccgtgacaaggtgactctgatcgggaggtcctacactgtctaatattacaaACCTTACCCTGTGTcagtgttgacctcagtgtgtggctTCCCCATACTGCTGTCCACTGGTTGGCAccaggtccttttgtctgcccttattcacacactgagcatacccCCGGAGCATCGGTGCTGGAGCCGCaggggatttatcatttcatgctaattatttttacatttttagaaaacccctgtagtgtctgttcacacgcaccatttttgctgcagattgatctacagtgttggcaggaaatattctgcttttttgcagccttttcacttgcaCTTTTGTTTCCCATTCATACGACtagggaaaaaaatgctgcagaaatggtGAAAAAAGATGAGCAACCGATTTATAAAAAAAAGTGtcttctggccggtgtccgtgcctGGCTGCTGCACTGGGACAGCACAGAATAGCATAGTAGACTGCACTATTCCATCTAATAGTATATTAAGCCCTGTTCACACTGCGCTTCTGCAGTGTGTCCGGGGGCTCTGCCTGAATCCCCCTAAAATAGGATTCACATAAATCCCAGACGGGGCCACAGACTGCACTGACACCAGCAGAGGtcaaatgaatttgttttttttctgaaattgacgGATTTATTTTCTTAGGCtaatgtgcacacgatcaggaattggcagcgctttggacgtagtgcatatctgctgcgtccaaagtgctgccggcttttgaacgcaggtgaatcctctGATCACTGAACCGCGTGGAATCACCGCGGCCAATATGTTAaatgggtgagatttatcttgcaaAGGCTATCGTCTCCACAAGATATAGACATGCTGCAGGGGTCTGGAGAGACACACCTCATGTCCGTCTCCGTTGGTGAGTCGCGGACatcagtgcacgcatagtggagatggggttACTTGAATACTTGAAATCCCatcaactatgctgtaacatctggacgctgcggaatgGACGCTTCACAATCCATCATTATACCTGTTTAAAGCCATGATTTGTATATGACCTTACTGCTTCTTGTATTTGCCCTGCACGGTGCTAGAGTACATTTATTAGTCAAAAGTATGTGATGTGACACCACCTAATAACACTGACTATTTGGCTAGTTTATGATTCACTGAACATTTTCACTAGAAAACCTTGCTGATGAGAGTgaaattaattttaatttttttaacacagCCTTATGGCTTCACATAATCTATAAGTTGCTTTGACGTCTGCTGTTCCCATCACTCTTTTTCTCACTTGATATTTGAATTTTACTATGATTTGAAATATGATACATTATATAAAACACTCTAATTATCATTTCAGGGCAAAGTTATTGAAAGTAATAAAATcaagttttattcttggcagatgactgtacctggAGCGCCGAAGGACTTCTGCTATCAGTTATCAAAGTAGATGATCATGACCTCACACCAGACACATGTGAAGTTTATTCCACTATTCCAGATATAACTCCAGCCCTTCACAGCAAAACTCTATCATTTGATCCTTTTCAACAATTGTTATCTAACGATGATTCTCAGACACTTATGCAAAATGAAGATAACAGAAGGGACAATGAATATCAAACAGCTCACACAACGGAGAAgcgattttcatgttcagaatgtggaaaatgttttacatcgAAATGCTATCTTGATAAACAtcagagagttcacacaggggagaagccattttcatgctcagagtgtgggaaatgttttacttatAAATCCGGCTTATTTAGACATCACAAAATTCATACAGGTGAGAAactatttttatgttcagaatgtgggaaatcttttagtgTGAAATCAAAACTTGTCACACATCAAAGAATTCAtacaggggaaaagccatattcatgttctgaatgtgggaaatgtttttctcaGAAAGCTGATCTTGCTaagcatcaaagaattcacacaggggagaagccattttcatgttcagaatgtaggaaatgttttaaccagacatCAGAACTTGTTGCACatctgagaactcacacaggggagaagccatattcatgttcggcGTGTGGGAAacattttacagagaaatcaaatcttgttacacatcagagaattcacagagAGGAGAagacattttcatgctcagaatgtgggaaatattttaaagtgaaatcatatcttgttagacatcagagaactcacacaggggagaagccattttcatgctcagaatgtgagaaatgttttagacAGAAATCAGATTTAgttatacatcagagaactcacaacgGACAGAAGCCATTTTCTTGTCCAGAATGTGGcaaatttttcataaaaaaatcaaatcttgtggcacatcagagaattcacacagggcaaaagccatattcatgttcagaatgtggaaaatgttttaacc is a window encoding:
- the LOC138664044 gene encoding oocyte zinc finger protein XlCOF22-like isoform X1 produces the protein MWCAALQVEVIFSPLRFLQYRILLVEIFYIREFFMIDLSRMNKDRNKMAERILHLTLEILFRLTGEDYTVVKKSSSEHCQAPVSDGWKRPLSPITGPPPHPLIHEDINDQKILELTYKMIELLTGEVPIRCQDVAIFFSMEEWEYLEGHKDLYKDIMMEVPQPLASPVLSSKRTTQERCPRPLLPQDSKQENLKVPRDQQDENLPNINTTETYVMGDEWCKEENPTYDYPDDCTWSAEGLLLSVIKVDDHDLTPDTCEVYSTIPDITPALHSKTLSFDPFQQLLSNDDSQTLMQNEDNRRDNEYQTAHTTEKRFSCSECGKCFTSKCYLDKHQRVHTGEKPFSCSECGKCFTYKSGLFRHHKIHTGEKLFLCSECGKSFSVKSKLVTHQRIHTGEKPYSCSECGKCFSQKADLAKHQRIHTGEKPFSCSECRKCFNQTSELVAHLRTHTGEKPYSCSACGKHFTEKSNLVTHQRIHREEKTFSCSECGKYFKVKSYLVRHQRTHTGEKPFSCSECEKCFRQKSDLVIHQRTHNGQKPFSCPECGKFFIKKSNLVAHQRIHTGQKPYSCSECGKCFNQKSNLVVHERSHTAK